The proteins below come from a single Asanoa ferruginea genomic window:
- a CDS encoding type II secretion system F family protein — MAATPAHPAPAAEDDVKLPADLELIAVLAGAACVAGVILAVVAIVGTNRPPRPASSTSSIGRLWTGSSDNPRDRRRHQILLVCAAGAGALAFLVTGLPVVGLLFAVAVPGTPWLFTVGRAEQRAVARIEAIGEWTRRLKDVSGTGQGLQQAIVGTVATVPEQIQEEVGLLAARLQAGWQARIALLAFADEISDPVADQVVAALILHLSDRGERLGDVLGSIASAASAEVATRREVEAKRTQPRFAVRFLTGMVLLVLGYGLINPDYMRPYGTPGGQVVMVVLGGIFVALLAWVRTMSLPPRAARFLAPPKLEEAVR, encoded by the coding sequence TTGGCGGCGACCCCGGCACACCCAGCTCCAGCAGCGGAGGACGATGTGAAGCTGCCCGCTGACCTCGAGCTGATCGCGGTGCTCGCCGGTGCCGCCTGCGTCGCCGGCGTGATCCTCGCCGTGGTCGCCATCGTCGGCACCAACCGGCCACCCCGCCCCGCGTCCAGCACGTCCAGCATCGGTCGACTGTGGACCGGCTCCAGCGACAACCCGCGCGACCGGCGGCGACACCAGATCCTGCTGGTCTGCGCGGCCGGCGCCGGCGCACTGGCGTTCCTGGTCACCGGCCTGCCGGTGGTCGGCCTGCTGTTCGCCGTCGCGGTGCCGGGCACGCCCTGGCTGTTCACCGTCGGTCGGGCCGAGCAGCGGGCGGTGGCCCGGATCGAGGCGATCGGCGAGTGGACCCGGCGGCTCAAAGACGTCTCCGGCACCGGCCAGGGCCTGCAACAGGCGATCGTCGGCACCGTCGCGACCGTCCCCGAGCAGATCCAGGAAGAGGTCGGGCTGCTCGCCGCCCGCCTACAGGCCGGTTGGCAGGCCCGGATCGCGTTGCTCGCGTTCGCCGACGAGATCTCCGACCCGGTGGCCGATCAGGTCGTCGCCGCGCTGATCCTGCACCTGAGCGACCGCGGCGAGCGCCTCGGCGACGTGCTCGGCTCGATCGCCTCGGCGGCTTCGGCCGAGGTGGCCACCCGCCGCGAGGTCGAGGCCAAGCGCACGCAGCCGCGCTTCGCGGTGCGCTTCCTGACCGGAATGGTGCTGCTGGTGCTCGGTTATGGGCTGATCAACCCCGATTACATGCGCCCATACGGTACGCCCGGGGGCCAGGTCGTCATGGTGGTGCTCGGCGGGATCTTCGTCGCGCTGCTCGCCTGGGTGCGCACGATGAGCCTGCCACCCCGGGCCGCCCGCTTCCTCGCACCGCCCAAGCTCGAGGAGGCGGTCCGGTGA
- a CDS encoding type II secretion system F family protein, protein MGAGAFVIVREALPASPALAPALRRLHQAAPAGLAAGPRRDLDWLGGLSRWLRPPTRDLALLGRTPEQYALSLLIAGGSGLAAPVLLTVIFQLFGLGIPFFVPVIASLGLAAIAAFIAHRDVLSKADRARREFSRAVCTYLDLVALQLTAAHGPVQALENAAAICDGWVFERIRSALRMAQLQMHSPWEELRELSEEIGVPELGDVGAIMQSSGTEGAQVHETLRARADSLRDQIRTDNLARAEAVTGRLDVPGAMLVFVLMGFVLYPFLTRV, encoded by the coding sequence ATGGGTGCCGGCGCCTTCGTGATCGTGCGGGAAGCGCTACCCGCCTCGCCCGCGCTCGCACCCGCCCTGCGCCGCCTGCACCAGGCCGCACCGGCCGGGCTCGCGGCGGGCCCGCGGCGCGACCTCGACTGGCTCGGCGGGTTGTCCCGGTGGCTTCGCCCGCCGACCCGTGACCTGGCGCTGCTCGGCCGCACCCCGGAGCAATACGCGCTGTCCCTGCTGATCGCGGGCGGCTCCGGGCTGGCCGCGCCGGTGTTGTTGACGGTGATCTTCCAGCTCTTCGGGCTCGGGATCCCGTTCTTTGTCCCGGTGATCGCGAGCCTCGGCCTGGCCGCGATCGCCGCTTTCATCGCACACCGCGATGTGCTCAGCAAGGCCGATCGGGCCCGGCGCGAGTTCAGCCGGGCCGTCTGCACCTACCTCGACCTCGTCGCGTTGCAGTTGACCGCGGCACACGGGCCGGTGCAGGCATTGGAGAACGCGGCGGCGATCTGTGACGGCTGGGTGTTCGAGCGGATCCGCTCGGCACTGCGCATGGCCCAGTTGCAGATGCATTCGCCGTGGGAGGAACTGCGCGAGCTGTCCGAAGAGATCGGCGTCCCGGAACTCGGTGACGTCGGCGCCATCATGCAGTCCTCCGGCACCGAGGGCGCACAGGTCCACGAGACCTTGCGGGCTCGGGCCGACTCGTTGCGCGACCAGATTCGCACCGACAACCTCGCTCGCGCCGAGGCGGTCACCGGCCGCCTCGACGTCCCCGGAGCGATGCTCGTGTTCGTACTCATGGGCTTCGTTCTCTACCCCTTCCTGACCCGGGTGTGA
- a CDS encoding TadE/TadG family type IV pilus assembly protein, protein MILLPIPGPAADSARRRPAVPGDRSGSDRGASPVELAIVAPLIILLLFLAIQIAAVFLARSAALSAAQEAVSAQRAYQAPPGAGLAKGNAFLTHTGDWLSAGAVDEAAAEADEVAFTVTGRALSVIPGVTFPVSQTAHGTVERFTVDAG, encoded by the coding sequence ATGATCCTGCTACCGATCCCGGGCCCGGCCGCGGACTCCGCGCGCCGGCGCCCGGCCGTGCCCGGCGATCGGAGCGGATCCGACCGCGGCGCCTCGCCCGTCGAACTGGCGATCGTGGCGCCGCTGATCATCCTGTTGCTGTTTCTCGCGATCCAGATCGCGGCGGTGTTCCTGGCCCGATCCGCGGCGCTGTCGGCGGCGCAGGAGGCGGTCAGCGCGCAGCGCGCCTACCAGGCGCCGCCCGGTGCCGGCCTCGCCAAGGGCAACGCGTTCCTGACCCACACCGGCGACTGGCTTTCCGCCGGCGCGGTCGACGAGGCCGCGGCCGAGGCCGACGAGGTGGCGTTCACCGTCACCGGCCGGGCTTTGTCGGTCATCCCGGGCGTGACCTTCCCGGTTTCCCAGACGGCACACGGCACCGTCGAACGATTCACAGTGGACGCCGGATGA
- a CDS encoding TadE family protein, with translation MRPLSERGSASVEVAILLPAFIMLMVVASFVGRVTIAQNAVDLAAHDAARAASIEREGDRAAAAATDAANDTLDELDVLCASRTITPDVAGAFANTDFGPQEGAPPVVTVTVECSLNFVGFPLLDFTTRDVTARYTSPLDWYRGRSAG, from the coding sequence ATGAGACCTCTGAGCGAGCGCGGTTCGGCCTCTGTCGAGGTCGCCATCCTGCTGCCCGCGTTCATCATGCTGATGGTGGTGGCGTCGTTCGTCGGGCGGGTGACCATCGCGCAGAACGCCGTCGACCTCGCCGCACACGACGCCGCCCGGGCCGCGTCGATCGAGCGCGAAGGCGACCGTGCGGCGGCTGCGGCCACCGACGCCGCCAACGACACCCTCGACGAGCTCGACGTGCTCTGCGCGAGCCGCACGATCACCCCCGACGTCGCGGGCGCGTTCGCCAACACCGACTTCGGCCCACAGGAAGGCGCGCCGCCGGTGGTCACCGTGACCGTCGAATGCAGCCTCAACTTCGTCGGCTTCCCGTTGCTCGACTTCACGACGCGCGACGTGACGGCCCGCTACACCTCCCCACTCGACTGGTATCGCGGCCGGAGCGCCGGATGA
- a CDS encoding RidA family protein, translating into MPLSLARRQFTSIDPQPRWCAGAVFAGGQIPETAEGTVPAEVAAQCRLAWRNVLGVLAAA; encoded by the coding sequence TTGCCGCTCAGCCTCGCCCGCAGGCAGTTCACCAGCATCGATCCGCAACCCCGGTGGTGCGCCGGCGCCGTCTTCGCCGGCGGGCAGATCCCCGAAACGGCCGAAGGGACCGTGCCGGCGGAGGTCGCGGCGCAGTGCCGGCTGGCCTGGCGCAACGTGTTGGGCGTGCTGGCCGCCGCCTGA